A portion of the Tachysurus vachellii isolate PV-2020 chromosome 14, HZAU_Pvac_v1, whole genome shotgun sequence genome contains these proteins:
- the LOC132856630 gene encoding inhibitory synaptic factor 1, whose protein sequence is MFHRELLGSLGITESVDRRKCICRHIRMVMEQLEDILNELKDVARELREVVGQIDNLTAYIDVDAEEDTEDDKFILTCSENSNERALGNFLKVEPYSESNGLPHLLHNCDSAKLQVPVLYRRSCGDLPALNGPTWPNASWLFRRRDEVHSYDSVEHHALCCDDDEFDEESGGRRSSRFSSSDSVFSSSPLRPSRLGSALTPRSGRKYQLSPVSKKKSLQSCSTQTVCDKSTQTALPHSPARQRAASERI, encoded by the exons ATGTTCCACAGAGAGCTATTAGGATCTCTGGGAATAACAGAGAGTGTGGATCGGAGGAAGTGCATCTGTAGGCACATAAGGATGGTAATGGAACAGCTGGAGGACATCCTTAATGAGCTGAAGGATGTGGCTAGAGAGCTTagagag GTAGTGGGACAAATTGACAACCTGACAGCATACATTGATGTGGATGCTGAAGAGGACACAGAGGATGACAAATTTATTCTGACTTGCAGTGAAAACAGCAATGAGAGAGCACTGGGCAACTTTTTGAAAGTTGAGCCTTATTCTGAAAGCAATGGCCTACCCCACTTATTACACAACTGTGACTCTGCAAAATTACAAGTACCAGTCCTGTACCGACGGAGCTGTGGAGACTTACCTGCCCTAAATGGACCCACATGGCCAAATGCTTCTTGGCTCTTTAGGAGAAGGGATGAAGTACATTCATATGACAGTGTAGAGCATCATGCTTTatgttgtgatgatgatgaatttgATGAAGAAAGTGGTGGCAGAAGATCCTCTAGATTCTCTTCCAGTGACTCTGTGTTTTCATCCTCTCCTCTGAGGCCTTCGAGGTTAGGTTCTGCCTTGACACCCAGATCAGGCCGCAAATATCAGTTGAGTCCAGTTTCAAAGAAAAAATCCCTGCAGAGCTGCAGCACTCAAACAGTTTGTGATAAGAGTACACAAACTGCATTGCCCCACAGTCCTGCCAGGCAACGAGCTGCATCTGAACGCATCTAA